The Neodiprion lecontei isolate iyNeoLeco1 chromosome 6, iyNeoLeco1.1, whole genome shotgun sequence sequence TTCGACGTTGGACACATGCTGCAGACTGTTGTATCAGGCAGACACGCTggtgaatttttggaatcgTTAACACCGAGCGATCTTAAAAATCTCCCCATCGGTAAAGCGGCTTTGACTGTCTTCACGAACGACCAAGGAGGTATACTTGACGATCTCATTATAACGAAGGACGGCGAAGACAAATTCTTCGTTGTTTCCAACGCGGGACGACGCGACGAAGATAGCGAACTTCTTCTGAAACAACAGGTACTTGATTGATTTGAGAGTCGTAGTGGGTAACAAAGATCATGTagtgtaaaaacgaaaaacgtttatatttacagaaaatatTCACGTCTCACGACAAGAAAGTTTCTTTGGAATTCCTCGATCCCCTGGAGCAGGGACTTGTTGCACTTCAAGGGCCGAAGGCAAGCCAAGCCCTTCAGAGTTTCACAACGATCAATTTAAACGACCTGAAATTCATGCACAGCTTGAAAACGGAATTTTTTGGAAACCAAATCAGAATATCACGATGCGGTTACACGGGGGAAGATGGTTTCGAAATATCGTTACCACGAACGATTGCCAGACAATTTGTTGACTTGATACTTAGCGCCGAGTATGTCAAATTGGCTGGTTTAGGAGTAAGGGATAGTCTAAGGTGCGGGAACATTCTTTACCGATAATCTTCGTCCAATTTACATGCATGTACTCACGATGATTTCAATATTGCTTTTGATGATTGACTAACACGCAGATTGGAAGCCGGCCTTTGCCTTTACGGAATCGACATAAACGAGACAACAACGCCGGTGGAAGCTGACTTAACGTGGTTGATCGGTGAGTATGGAATCCGgtcaattttttctcgtttcatgCCAAGCAAAAACACTACATACTTTTATACTAACACGGAACAATTTGCTTTATTATCCAAAGCGAAACGCCGAAGAGCCGAGAAGAACTTTCCGGGGGCAGAGAAGATATTGTTCCAAATCTTAACAAAGCCATTACGTAAGCGCGTCGGGCTCCTTTTAGGACAAGGACCCCCTGCGAGAGCAGGAGCCGTGCTACTAACACCGGAGGGTGAAGCCGTTGGAAAAGTGACTTCTGGAGGGCCGAGTCCTACCTTGGGTCGGCACATCGCCATGGGCTACTTACCTCTGAACTTATGCCACCCAGGATCCGGTGTCCTCGTAGAGATTAGGGGAAAAACTTACAAAGCTACGGTCTCGAAGATGCCCTTCGTTAAGACGAATTATTACACTGGCAAAGAGAGCGCtggaatttgaatttcattgttgGAGCATGgtgtgaaaatcaaaaattgaaataaaatcaagaGCAGTATGTACCGACATCCGATATTGTGGGATGAGACACGAGTTGCGTAACGTTAGGTACAATCAGCGTTCTTGGACCTATGACCACAATGCGTATGAATCGTGGTGTGCATGCCGAGTGAAAGCTTATAAATATGTtgcatgaaataatttgtgaTGGAATTTACTTGAATTATACATCGTTTACCACAATGTTCAAGGCGTATAGGACttctacctttaccgaccgaacAAACGCATCCATTCTCATCATCGTTTGATCAATAAACGAATGAACGGGAACGGTTCAAATATCGTAGGTGCGTTACTCTGTTATAACAGAACTTATAAAAGTCACTGATACcctgaaaattattgaaaaatgtgtaatttCGCTCATTTCTGAAGCCATAGTGTCCATGGACGAGAGActgtccgccattttgaaaagaatgaaaaataaaatgagccatcgtaGGGCTAGTTTTATGCAATAATGAGTTCAGCAAACGAGAACTACGAATTAGAATAGTTTCGTCAATAAATGACGTTAAGCGAGGCGTTCCTTGGTTGGTGTAGTTGGCACGCGTCTTACCCCTTCGTacttttggcgaaaattttcgcgatttcgaaaagtcctcgaataaattatttgatgcACTATACCACCGTAATTTTGCGAGCGGAATTGATTAGGCGTAGTTCAAATACGTTGCGAGTAGAGGATCAAGAGTTACTGCGAAGAACAAAGAATTTACGCTCCAATTTagctgctgttggtcctaagCTCTATACGTCGACTTTTTCGCGTTTCTGGGGGTTCAATGAGTCTGTAAAGAGTcgtacaaatcgattctgaaacgaaaaatgattcTCACCGAAAAGCACGAAAAAAGTAACACTTCCTCCTTTGCAATATTTTGCCTCATCAacaaaagattttcaaaatcgcaaaaatctTTCCATCAAAATCCTAcattgacgtaattttgcgataCAAATCGATTAGGCACAGTCAACaaacgctgcgagcaacgggtCGAAAGTCAGCAGCCAAAAAAGGACATCATGTGATATTTGTGTTATGAAGCGCAGaatcgttgactgaagaatatagaGACGGATATCcgtggataaatttttatgaccAGTTTTCGGCAGGGAGGTGAGCCCAGGAGGGCCTAGGAGCATAGAAGGGTTCTGCTCTAACGACTCTACCTAACGGACTCGCACCGACATTCGTAGCCGCGAAAGTAGTGTCGGTATGGAAACTCGAGATTGAGTCGCTACAAAGTGAGTAAGTAAGACTACTTGTCGACTGCAACTTGGAAATGTCGATCGGCTCGATCATCCCCGTAAAAAGACGCGTAACCGCGTCCACCACCAACCACCGCAACAACAGTCGAGCACCTGCGTCCTCCACGTCCACGTCGTCCCCGTCCTCCTTCGCCTGCATATCCCCGCTGCTGCGCCATCAtcctcgtcgtcctcgtcttcctcgacCACCGCCGATCACTTCCAACAACCGCCAAACACTTCTTTCCCCCTCCGAGCACCATCAAACACCCCCTGCCATCTCCTAACACCGCCAAACACCGAATACCATCTCCGTCCGCCGTCTACCACCCCATGCCGTCTCCTATCACCTCGTACCTCCTCCAACCGCCTCCTAGCAAAGCCTACCACCttctaccatttccgaacacctccaaccacctcctAGCACCGCCGACCACCTTCGTCCTCTTCGTCCCACTGCTCCTCCATGTGTTCTATAActttaatattcataattattccaacaacttttcaattgctctctcgatcttgaattttcgtaggcatagaatcaaaacgctgttttagctagtcgcaagtaaagtatctacgttgggtagagaagcagaattgtttttcgaagaGCGTTCGGATGGAAAGAAATTtggagtaactgtaatacatcacagatgcgctaattttgattaaGATTAAATAGATAtttcgtatatgagacggtatttaacgcagtgtcctgattaAAAGgcctaaaaaggtgattgttgtagatttttttttcatagggagagaaagaacaaagcttcttaaaactttGTGTGTaatttaacacacatttgaaaggtacgagcagtaatttttatcatctaactgtcgcagaacggcagcgttattagccgacccgttcactgaagaatatatctacAGTCAACGGCTGTCCATCGAAGGCCCTAGCCGCTTGAATCTGGGATTggcaggaaagataaagtgcgtatttcttgtctgattgtgaaatgtgaaaactagtatcattatacatcatgaaatatcatcatacatcacacATCTTACATCACGAGACATCATACATCacacatcatacatagtatgaaagttcgaaaccagagtttggatgttcggatgttcagaaagtgacgtcacacaatttttttttctcttgacatCATCAACCTAAATTCAGCTAGCCggattcctcagtctggaaacaaccgcgcagtagagaggacggatgagaatcgcgctccgcagatttcgagtgcCGGGTTCTCAGCCTcttggatcctgcgctccgggtccgctttctggtgaaactcgactgcCGGGACAAGCGCTACGTAGTTTCTgagctccaggtccgctaccttgtgaaactcgacttccgggacaagcgctccgtattTTCTGCGCttcaggtccgctacctggtggaactcgacttccaggacaagcgctccgtagtttctgagctccaggtccgctacgtCGTGAAACTAGACTtccgggacaagcgctccgtagtttctgcgcttcaggtccgctacctggtaaaactcgacttccgaggtataactcgaggtggttatcggtggttgttggaggtggttggcggtggtttgAAGTGGACGAGGAGGGgaacgaggaagacgaggagaacaaggtggacgaggaggacgaagatttgtgctcggtgagtaaaacatttttgtaatatttgatggcaattgtaataatatttcatccgaaatattacaaacttgtcacgtttacaataaattatttcaattcatttttcgcggaagcacatatttagtagctataaatgcgataattaaatttattatattat is a genomic window containing:
- the LOC107216618 gene encoding aminomethyltransferase, mitochondrial, with the translated sequence MFRVMRISRRADVSVFQFNNVLRRFFSAENFKSKKCLVPFSANKCYCLKCASSLSSPGHLSFKIHKRSLFGSRSYHSLNKNLIPEHEFNKRANDTRFLCTCNGCILNKPFSTRCEARKTCLYDLHIDHHGKLVDFAGWLLPLQYGEAIATSHQHTRMAASLFDVGHMLQTVVSGRHAGEFLESLTPSDLKNLPIGKAALTVFTNDQGGILDDLIITKDGEDKFFVVSNAGRRDEDSELLLKQQKIFTSHDKKVSLEFLDPLEQGLVALQGPKASQALQSFTTINLNDLKFMHSLKTEFFGNQIRISRCGYTGEDGFEISLPRTIARQFVDLILSAEYVKLAGLGVRDSLRLEAGLCLYGIDINETTTPVEADLTWLIAKRRRAEKNFPGAEKILFQILTKPLRKRVGLLLGQGPPARAGAVLLTPEGEAVGKVTSGGPSPTLGRHIAMGYLPLNLCHPGSGVLVEIRGKTYKATVSKMPFVKTNYYTGKESAGI